Proteins encoded in a region of the Candidatus Nitrosomarinus catalina genome:
- a CDS encoding tryptophan--tRNA ligase, with the protein MSADDFIVTPWHVEGDIDYDKLIKKFGTEKISSELLDKIKNITNEDHFMLRRGIFFSHREMNRIIEDHQKGKGFFLYTGRGPSGHTHIGHLVPWVFAKWLQEKFDVNLYFQLTDDEKFYSKTNLTLEETNKFAYENALDFIALGFNPEKTKIIINTKNIQTLYPIAAQVAKKINFSNTKATFGFTNETNIGMIFYTSLQSAPCFIEDKPVLIPLGVDQDPHFRLTRDIAQKIGKQKPALIHNIMIPALTGPGGKMSASEEKGTIYTTDSPDVVKKKINKFAFSGGQPDIEQHRKLGGNPDIDVSYQYLRIFFEPNDEKLKKIYDDYKSGKLLSGELKSILIEKINEFLKTHQEKREKAKQQIEQFLLQNK; encoded by the coding sequence ATGTCAGCTGATGATTTCATTGTAACCCCTTGGCACGTTGAGGGTGATATCGACTATGATAAATTAATTAAAAAATTTGGTACTGAAAAAATATCATCAGAACTACTCGATAAAATCAAGAATATTACAAATGAAGACCACTTTATGCTAAGAAGAGGGATTTTCTTCTCACATAGGGAAATGAACAGAATCATAGAGGATCATCAAAAAGGTAAGGGATTTTTTCTTTATACTGGAAGAGGGCCATCAGGACATACTCACATTGGACATTTAGTTCCATGGGTATTTGCAAAGTGGTTACAAGAAAAATTTGATGTAAATTTGTATTTTCAATTAACTGATGATGAGAAATTTTATTCAAAAACAAATTTGACTTTAGAGGAGACAAACAAATTTGCATATGAAAATGCACTGGATTTCATAGCATTAGGTTTCAATCCAGAAAAAACAAAAATAATTATCAATACAAAGAACATTCAAACATTGTATCCAATTGCAGCTCAAGTAGCAAAGAAAATTAATTTTTCAAATACAAAAGCAACTTTTGGATTCACTAATGAAACAAATATTGGAATGATTTTCTATACATCATTACAATCAGCTCCATGTTTCATTGAAGATAAACCAGTTTTGATACCATTAGGAGTTGATCAAGATCCACATTTTAGATTAACAAGAGATATTGCACAAAAAATTGGAAAACAAAAACCAGCTTTAATTCACAATATTATGATTCCAGCATTAACAGGACCGGGAGGAAAAATGTCAGCATCTGAAGAAAAAGGAACAATATACACCACAGATTCTCCAGATGTGGTTAAAAAGAAAATTAACAAATTTGCATTTTCAGGAGGACAGCCAGATATTGAACAACATAGAAAACTAGGTGGAAATCCGGATATCGATGTATCATATCAATATTTGAGAATATTTTTCGAGCCTAATGATGAGAAATTAAAGAAAATTTATGATGATTATAAATCAGGAAAATTACTTTCAGGTGAATTGAAATCAATTCTGATTGAAAAAATTAATGAATTCCTTAAAACACATCAAGAAAAACGTGAAAAAGCAAAACAGCAAATAGAACAATTTCTTTTACAAAATAAATGA
- a CDS encoding phenylalanine--tRNA ligase subunit alpha, protein MSQVFHDIEKKIINSLKENPIQTPEILQNSTRLSPDQIRRGIEWLKLKDLAIVNESKSSVISLGKNGLDSFEKGLPERRLLNLIKSGPKKLSEIQKELGFVFGPAIGLCRKNNWIETSSDQIILKTMPSELSGEKSLQLIGTNKLPKEQIDKVDLSELLKRPDFVIEDVIKNKKISLTQSAKSLDVSNISGAIDVEAEVPEVFVARTHPLKDTIDEIREIFVTLGFSEILGNMTQSSFWNFDALFTPQDHPARELQDTFFLDGISAKQIANPEQIRKVSDSHKKNWRYQWDVNEARKMVLRTHTTCVTIKHLAENKPDEARIFSLGRVFRNEKVSYKHLVEFNQIEGIVVGKDANLRNLMGIQREFYKRIGITKIKFWPTFFPYTEPSLQTMVYNEKLGKWIELFGMGIFRPEVTKPLGITKPVLAWGGGIERIAMLKYDLDDVREFYNNNLGWLRSNTKCQ, encoded by the coding sequence TTGTCACAAGTATTTCATGATATTGAAAAAAAAATCATTAATTCATTAAAAGAAAATCCAATTCAGACTCCTGAAATACTTCAAAATTCAACTCGACTTTCACCTGATCAAATAAGACGTGGTATTGAATGGCTAAAATTAAAGGATTTAGCTATTGTGAATGAATCAAAATCAAGTGTAATAAGTTTAGGAAAAAATGGTTTAGACTCATTTGAAAAAGGATTACCTGAACGAAGATTATTAAATTTAATTAAAAGTGGTCCTAAAAAATTATCTGAAATTCAAAAAGAATTGGGATTTGTTTTTGGCCCTGCAATTGGTTTATGCAGAAAAAATAATTGGATTGAAACTTCTTCTGATCAAATTATTCTTAAAACAATGCCATCTGAATTATCTGGTGAAAAGTCTCTCCAACTAATTGGGACTAACAAATTACCAAAAGAACAAATTGATAAAGTTGATTTATCTGAACTTTTGAAACGACCTGATTTTGTTATTGAGGATGTAATTAAAAATAAAAAAATTAGCTTAACACAGTCTGCTAAATCTTTAGATGTTTCAAATATTTCTGGAGCAATAGATGTTGAAGCTGAAGTCCCTGAAGTTTTTGTTGCAAGAACACATCCGTTAAAAGATACTATTGATGAAATTCGTGAGATCTTTGTTACTTTGGGCTTTTCTGAAATTCTTGGAAATATGACTCAATCTAGTTTTTGGAATTTTGATGCTTTATTCACTCCTCAAGATCATCCTGCAAGGGAATTACAAGATACTTTCTTTTTAGATGGAATCTCTGCAAAACAAATTGCAAATCCAGAACAAATTAGAAAAGTTTCTGATTCTCATAAGAAAAATTGGAGGTACCAATGGGATGTTAATGAAGCTCGAAAAATGGTTTTAAGGACTCACACTACTTGCGTAACAATAAAACATTTAGCTGAAAATAAACCCGATGAAGCTAGGATTTTTTCTTTAGGCAGAGTATTTAGAAATGAGAAAGTTAGTTACAAACATCTTGTTGAATTTAATCAAATAGAAGGCATTGTTGTCGGAAAAGATGCTAATCTAAGAAATTTGATGGGAATTCAAAGAGAATTCTATAAGCGAATAGGCATAACTAAAATCAAGTTTTGGCCAACATTCTTTCCATATACTGAACCATCTCTTCAAACAATGGTTTACAATGAAAAATTAGGAAAATGGATAGAATTATTTGGAATGGGAATTTTTAGACCAGAAGTTACAAAACCCCTTGGAATTACTAAACCTGTTTTAGCTTGGGGTGGTGGCATTGAAAGAATTGCTATGTTGAAATATGATTTAGATGATGTAAGAGAATTTTATAATAATAATTTAGGATGGTTAAGGAGTAACACAAAATGCCAGTAA
- the pheT gene encoding phenylalanine--tRNA ligase subunit beta has product MPVIELSYSRLQKLIGKVSKKQISDSLPFLGLDIESEDRDLVRIEYSPNRPDYSTDYGIALGLQGLLGIKTGSVKLTIKKSKNYAITVKPTVSKIRPFVTGIIAKNGKIDDKTIKQLMTMQEDLHFGIGRKRKKSSIGIHDLDKISFPLTYTAVDKNHKFIPLNSEKELTISKILSNTETGKDYGHLLGQSSKVPIIIDSNDNTVSFPPIINAGITTVTTKTKNLFVEVTGINKADAEDMLSVVATILQSAGFILENIQISGAKNSSPKLEEKKLSVDSSLINQTLGLELSTPKIISSLKKSRLNAISQGKKIVCTIPAYRFDIFGPMDLVEEVALGYGIQNFEPTVSPSQTIGQTNPVSLHLKSLNQTMIGLGFLEALNSSLSSKRVLYEMTNRDSKNIISVLDSKSQEHTILRDSILPGLIENLSRNIHESYPQKMFETGNIFNLEKPISEKINLAVISAHKDANFTEIKSILQTLLKIGFRIEIQTKTVTNPSFKDGHCANIIFNGNVVGIIGEIDSAIIENYKIRVPVVGFEISLSESILKSL; this is encoded by the coding sequence ATGCCAGTAATTGAATTATCTTATTCTCGCCTTCAAAAACTAATTGGTAAGGTCTCAAAAAAACAAATTTCTGATTCGTTACCTTTTTTGGGATTAGACATTGAATCAGAGGATAGAGATTTAGTTCGAATTGAATACAGTCCAAATCGCCCAGATTATTCTACTGATTATGGAATTGCACTTGGTTTGCAAGGCTTACTTGGAATCAAAACCGGTTCAGTAAAACTAACTATCAAAAAATCAAAAAATTATGCAATAACTGTTAAACCAACTGTTTCAAAAATTCGTCCATTTGTGACTGGAATTATTGCTAAAAATGGCAAAATTGATGATAAAACAATTAAACAATTAATGACTATGCAAGAGGATCTTCATTTTGGAATTGGAAGAAAAAGAAAAAAATCTTCTATCGGAATACATGATTTAGATAAGATTTCTTTTCCTTTGACATACACTGCAGTAGATAAAAATCATAAATTCATTCCGTTAAACTCTGAAAAAGAACTAACAATATCTAAAATACTTTCTAACACTGAAACAGGTAAAGATTATGGTCATTTACTAGGACAATCATCAAAAGTCCCAATAATTATTGATTCTAATGACAATACCGTATCTTTTCCTCCTATAATTAATGCTGGAATTACTACTGTAACCACTAAGACAAAGAATCTGTTTGTGGAGGTTACTGGAATCAATAAAGCTGATGCTGAAGATATGCTTTCAGTTGTTGCAACCATTTTACAAAGTGCAGGATTTATCTTAGAAAATATACAAATTTCTGGTGCAAAAAATTCTTCACCTAAACTTGAAGAAAAGAAATTATCTGTTGATTCCTCTTTAATTAATCAGACCCTTGGTTTAGAACTTTCAACTCCAAAAATTATTTCCTCATTAAAAAAATCCAGATTGAATGCAATTTCACAAGGAAAAAAAATTGTTTGTACTATTCCTGCATATAGATTTGATATATTTGGTCCAATGGATTTAGTTGAAGAGGTTGCTTTAGGTTATGGAATTCAAAATTTTGAGCCTACTGTGTCACCTTCTCAAACTATTGGACAAACTAACCCTGTATCACTTCATCTGAAATCTCTTAATCAAACTATGATTGGGCTAGGATTTCTTGAGGCATTAAATTCTAGTTTGAGTAGTAAACGTGTATTATATGAAATGACAAATAGGGATTCTAAAAATATAATTTCTGTCCTTGATTCAAAGAGCCAAGAACATACTATTCTACGTGATTCAATACTTCCTGGATTAATTGAAAATCTTTCAAGAAATATTCATGAATCCTATCCTCAAAAAATGTTTGAAACTGGAAATATTTTTAATCTTGAAAAACCCATCTCTGAAAAAATTAATCTTGCTGTAATTAGTGCTCACAAAGATGCAAATTTCACTGAAATAAAATCTATATTGCAAACTTTACTAAAAATTGGTTTCAGAATAGAAATCCAAACTAAAACTGTCACTAATCCTAGTTTTAAAGATGGCCACTGTGCAAATATAATTTTTAATGGAAATGTAGTTGGAATTATTGGGGAAATTGATTCTGCTATAATTGAAAATTATAAAATTCGTGTACCTGTTGTTGGATTTGAAATTTCATTATCTGAATCCATTCTCAAATCTCTTTAG
- a CDS encoding EVE domain-containing protein, with protein sequence MVNYWLAKQEPSGPRGYNFEQLKKDKTTVWDGVHNNLALKHMREMKSGDLILFYHTGVERQAVGIMQVTSKPYSNPKEDVERFIVVDVKYKKTLKRPVTLTEIKNNKKFKDWELVRISRLSVMPVPKLIWDEIIKISQG encoded by the coding sequence ATGGTGAATTATTGGTTAGCAAAACAGGAACCAAGTGGACCTAGGGGATATAATTTTGAACAATTGAAAAAAGATAAAACTACTGTTTGGGATGGAGTTCATAATAATTTAGCATTAAAGCATATGAGAGAAATGAAATCTGGTGATTTAATTTTATTTTATCATACTGGTGTTGAAAGACAAGCAGTTGGAATAATGCAAGTTACTTCAAAACCCTATTCTAATCCAAAAGAGGATGTTGAACGTTTTATTGTGGTTGATGTAAAATATAAAAAAACATTGAAACGACCAGTAACATTAACTGAAATAAAAAATAATAAAAAATTCAAAGATTGGGAATTAGTCAGAATCTCTAGATTATCTGTAATGCCTGTTCCAAAACTCATTTGGGATGAGATTATTAAAATTTCGCAAGGCTAG
- a CDS encoding Lrp/AsnC ligand binding domain-containing protein, with protein MATAYVLINCELGSEEAIIGQLKGLEGVKEVHGTFGAYDILAKIESDTVEKLRETITWKIRKIEKIRSTLTLMGIEGQT; from the coding sequence ATGGCAACAGCTTATGTTTTAATAAACTGTGAACTAGGTTCTGAAGAAGCTATTATTGGGCAACTAAAGGGCTTAGAAGGTGTAAAAGAAGTTCATGGAACTTTTGGTGCATACGATATTTTGGCCAAGATTGAATCAGACACTGTTGAAAAACTGAGAGAAACAATTACCTGGAAAATCAGAAAAATTGAAAAGATTCGTTCTACACTTACCCTGATGGGTATCGAAGGCCAAACATAA